CAGCAAAAGCGCATGAACCTACAATCGCCATGGCAACTAgtctatttacagtacagtacaatgtgGGCAATAGCACATCCCACTTCCTTTTTACTCCATAAACATGGATGAAAAATATACCTCATACCAAGCTAAGTAGTCACAGCCATTTCCATAGTGTTTCTTGAGTAAAAATGGCTTTACAAAAGACttctattacattttatgaaaacTAGTTGTATAACTTTCATTTTTACACAACTTCAGACTTTTATGCCACATGTCACGCAGCATACATTTTCTGCAAGGCCATTTCAAAAGTCTACCATGCCAGCAATATATTTGGAGAGCTCACAGACAGTAGCTAAACATTAGATGTACTGCTACTGAGATGTCTCGCCAACCCAGCCTCCACATCAAGTAGGCCAGGGGAGCACAACATGCTCTAacctgtaacttttttttttttttttttttgcaactttgcTCCTTCTTTACCGCCTTCTGTCCGTCCATCTTTCTATTTGTCCCTCCCCTCCTGCCATCTGGTGAGATCAGAAGAGTTACCTACAGACCATCTGTTGCATCCACCTGGAGAGACTTAAACACAAAACGCCTATtgtggacacatacacacacaaaaagaaataaagaggtACCCACTTCTTGTTAACTCACCCAGATTTCAGCCATGGAGGAATCCATCATACAACCTCAGTGCTAACTACATGTTAGTGATGGAAATGACTTCTGCTGAGCGCCTGGTGAACTCCAAAACACCAGAGCCAATAAGTGTATGTCCCAGTCCTTCTCTCCTGTGCCTGTGACTCTGACTGACTCTGtcatacacactcacaccgCGGCACATGCTCAAGTGTTTCTCGAAACTCTGGCTTTTGTTCCACTCTGTCTGGTCTGTGAAAATGACTTCAGTGGGGCTGAGTGCCTGCCCAAATTCCTCCCACTACAGGGTTCAGTTCACAAAGCTGCGCAGACTGAGCAGGACTGACAGCTAGGACAGCctctgggggtggggggaaaacccatacccatacacacacacacacacacacgcacgcacgcacacacacactgcagtccCATTTCTGTCTCTGGCACACATATGCCAGTGTAACTTTATCTATTGATGAAACCTATAGTAGAAATATCACTGTCACTCCTCCTCCCTCCGACTCTGAACAAACGTTTGTCTCCAACAGCAGTGATGGGACAAGTGTTGTGACTGACAGGCAACAAGTGCTACTGTGCTCTGGCATGTGGGATGGCTCCTTTAAATGCAGCAGACGGCAGGAAAGAGTGACAACTAACAGAGATAACTGAGGAAGCCGAGAAATGTTCCAgctaagtaaaaagaaatccgCAGCAATGATTGAACTTAATTAAAATATCGTGTATCATTTATTCAGACAGTCCttacataataaataaactggAAGAGACCGCTTTAACAACACAGCCTTAGATGCGCAGTGTACACTCTAGTGACATATGTCTTAAGTTTTTAAGTAGAAGAATGACATACATGGAAAGCTAGTCCAGCCAGAGCTATTaaaatacttaagtaaatacTGCAAGCCCACGTGGAGGTTGAACTGAACAACTCACTGGTTTATTATGTGTATATCACCTAGTCAGGAGATTGAACAACATAAAGGGTTCACTTCTGTTTCAGCAACCGGTATAAATCTGTGAGACTCCATCTCATTCGTCCGATCAGACTGTTAAACCGCTGCAGACAGCAACAACCTACCAGACGCCCTCGACGTGTCTGAAGGCCAAACAAAGCCTCCGAGGGGACTCTCCAAGCGCATGGAAATCCATTTGAAATGTGTGACAGGCAGAGCTGCTGAGCTGTGAAGCCCAATTCCccctgagcccccccccccttttcacAAATACATGAACTGCAATAAAATGTCTCGGATACATCACTGTAATGGAAATGTTATGATGAGTTTTAGGAAAACTATCAGGGCTAAAAGGTCATATACACATCATTCTGATGTCTGCAACCCAGTCCACCTCACAATTACTAGTCTCTATGTAAACCTGTCGGTCTTTATGGTAAAAGGCTATAATTTTTATGTTAACCAGACTCTGACTGAGCTCTGAAAGAAAACCATCCCTTTGCAGCATCCTTACAGGGAAAAGTTACTCCTCAAACCGTAGTTTGTAAGGCTTTCACTGGAATCTCCAATGGGACAATAGGTGGAAGTTGTTCAAGTTGTTGTAATTGAATATGTATTAACCTTATGATGTTACGAGGGCACTCACCCGCTGTCCTGTAGCTCCTCAGCAGGGCTCTGGACTGTTTGTGTCACTGCAGTTTCCTCAGCTGGGATCTCCACTGGTTTTTCCACTTGCTCCTCTGGAAGCTCACAAATCAGCTCCTTCTCCggttcttctgttgttgtctttgatgGTTCTGGTTCTTTATTCTCCGTTGGTTCTGGCAACTCCACTTCATATTTTGTTGGTTCAGGGAGCTCTTTTGTGCTTTTCGTTGGTTCCTGTAGCTTAGTTAGCTCCTTCTCTATTTCTGAGAAAGTCACTGGCTCCCTTTTTGGTTCTGAGAGCTCTTCTGGCagctcttcttctttcttggtTGGTTCTAAACGCTctactttctttgtttcttctgGGAACTCTactgtctgctgtgtttgttcTGGGAGCTCTATTATCTTTTTCAAAGGTTCAGGAAGATCCACTGGCTTCTTCACAAGATTCAGAGgtgggatctctgttttcttcgcTGCTGCTCGCTCCGGTGGTGCGATCTCCTCCAGTCTCAGAGGAGCAGCTATCTCCTCAGTCGGAGTAAGAAATTCTAGTTGGGGAGACTCCAGAGATGGGAGGGGTCTGGGAAAACAATGCAAAAGAAGAGGGAGTTTTAGTTTATAGCATATGCACAAGGAATGACTGACACATGACaaatgtgtgtccttgtgtgttgtGAGGAcgctttctgtgtgtgtgtgtgtgtgtgtgtgtgtgtgtgtgtgtgtgtgtgtgtgtgtgtgtgtgtgtgtgtggaagcactgtaggtgcatgtgtgtgtttatgctgttGTTTCATTGTGTTGAGCAGTGTGAGAAAAGGTTCATTCTTGCGCTGGAGAGTAGGGGCGATGTCACAGCTGATGTCATCctttgaatataaaaggctgCATTACTTCCACAAGACTTCAACCGGCACATTCATCTGACCCAAGCTCGAATCACAGACAAAGTGCAGCTCTGTGTTTACCTCCTCGTTCATATTCATTGTCCCGCTGCTCTCTGATATATCACTCTTGACAAGTCCTGTACATGGTGTTACTGGAatgccaaaataataataataataactgcaGCAATCTATGAAGAGGCCTACTAAACAACTGATATATTATCTGAACCTCACagttttacaacaaaaataaatattgacatttgtccaccacaagggaagtttggggtcccctgctggagctgctgcccccgcgacccgataccgcataagcggtcgaagatggatggatggatggatggacatttGTCCACCTTATTAATTCTTAATTATGTAGGTGTAGTTTTGATTGTTGTGGCTGGTGGCACAAACTACATATGTGCCTTTCCTTCTGTGTACTGGAGCAGACATGTAATGCTCACATGCTACTTTGTGTAACAGATTGAGGGGAAGCCCATGCTGACCTCCACAGACCTTTTTAGACATTAGTTACATGAACTTTAACTTTTCATTAACATAGTTTTATTAGCGTGAAGTCTCATGTGTACTTCTCTAATCTGGTTTCTTAAAGGGATATTATTTttctcacgcacgcacgcgcacgtacgcgtgcgcacacacacacacacacacacacacacacacacacacacacacacacacacacacacacttgtgtttaCCTTGATGTCTCTTGTTTACTCTGAGATTGGGATGCAGCTTCTTTTAGAGCTTGTATCCAGTTTGTATCTGGTTCTTGAGCTGGAAGTCCAGGAGCCGGACTCTCTGACACATCGGCAGCCTCCGTGTTCACAATCACTTGTTCAACAGAAGCTTTTTCAGGTGATATTCCTTCTCGGTGGGAATCGGCAACAATGAGGTTAACCGCGGTATCGTCTCGGGACTTTGACAAAGACACCTGATCATGTGGCTTCTCTGACTGGCTAGGGGCTGCAGGTGGAGTTGATGCACAATCATCCGGGCACTTTGACAAAACAACAGATGGGCCTGTGGTAATAGGACTGGTTTTATCTTTTATATCATTGTCATTTTCTGTTGCCTTAGAAAGACCAGTTGGATTTATGACCTTCTGTTTAGTcattgctttattgtttaatgCTTTTATCTCACTTTGTCCTTTCCCCTGGCTGCTAGCTTCCCCTTCTTCCAAAGGTGCTTTATCTGCCTTTGTGATCTCCTCTACATCAGGGCCTTTTATGGGTGTTTGTACTACCGGGCTGCTTTGTGTGGTTGAGGTTTTATTGAAGCTTTGTAGCTTGAGAGGCCTGCACACTGTATCCTGAATTTCACACTCCTCAGTTTGACTACTGTTGCTTTTCACAGCCGTGGCAGCACTGAAATCATTTTCCACAGTTTCGGGTTGCCCAACCAGAGTACTGAATATCTTTGTGTGAATTTCTTCAGCCTGGTTTGTACTTGGAGTAACTGCCAAATGATTGGCATGACTATCTCTGCTGACCTTTGAGGAAACAGAGATCTGGGAAGGTGAAGTCTCATGTTCCTGTGATGCAAACTCAAAAGATACAGCAGTGTTCTTCAAGGTCTCAGGATTTCCATGTTGGTCTTGACAGGCGGCTGATAGATTGCCTTTTTCATGGCTTTTACCAACCGGATCATTCACAAATTCAGTGTCTGTAATTGACCCAACTACCCCTAAGGCAGGGCTTTTATTCTCATCCAACCACTGTCTTGTCTCATCTACATAACAGCCAGTTGTTACACTCCCTATTTCAGCCAGGGCATTTCTCTCAGCAACCCTTCTACTCTTATTTAAATCACTGGCAAGGTGAAACCGCCCTGCTTGTTTTCCCTCTCCATCACCGATCACTCGTACGTTGCCACTGCTGTCATCCCCTGTCAACTCATCACTCCCCACAGAGCCGTCTGTGCCCTCTGCTACCCCTTTCACACTTGGAACCAGTGCTTGGGTCTGCCTGACCTGACTGTTGGTCTTTTCTCCCCCCTCTAGACAGCCATCTGACAATTCCTGTGTGGGATGTCTGGATCCCAGACACTGTAGGTAGTACAGACACCGCTGCTGTTGCTCCTGTTGCTGAGCAAAATAGTTGGGCTCTGGTGTGGACTGTGACTGGCCAAGACCTGCATTCAAATCTGGTGCTATGTCCTTGTCGGAGCTGCTTTCCAGTGTTGCTGTCAGAGTTTGGCGCAAACTCTGGTCATAAACAGTTTGAGGGTAACTACCAGAATCTACCTCAGCATTAAACATGTcctgagaggagaaagaagtCTTGCTTTGTCTTTCAGATGCAATGCCACTCTTCCTTTCTACTTCCTCCTTTATATCACTTATTGGTGATTCAGTCTTGTACGctttatgtttatgttgtggCTGCAGGTCTCCAATTTCCTCTCCAGCCTCTTTATCTCTCCCATTACTCTGTTGTGgtgctgtgtctgtctttccttTCTGCATCTTACTGCTGTCTGCTGTTTCCCTTTGATTATCCATTGTTGCTtcttcaacttttttcttttcctctgcaaACACCGTGGATGTCTCATCTCCCATTTTCTCTGTCATGTTGTCTTGTTTAATTCCATCATAATCCTTAATGGATGCTTCACAAATAACAGGTTTGATGCCAACAGGGCGTGGCTCAGAGTGGGATAGAGAAATTACATTATCAGACCCACCTTTTACCAGTACACCCACTGCACCAGGGGGGTGAGGAGGAGACAGATTTTCCTCTTGTGAAAACGGAACATTTAAATTGTTAAGGACTGAAAACTCAAATTCAACGACAGTCTCCTTAACGTCATTTCTATCCTCCAGTTTTGGACAAGTCTTATCTGCTTTGATGTTGACATCACTGTACTCCAGATCATGTGCTAAAGACATTTGTGTAATTTCTCTGCTCTTGTTGCCATCCACCTCTCCAGAGACTTTGGTGCGGTCACAATCAGCGCTGGCGTAATCGGTCTGCACAGGAAGAGAGATATCACAGTCTGCAATGAACTCCAAGTGACTCAACATTGGACCAGGAGGCCGCAGCACAAAAGAAGAATTACCGGCAAACTGCTCGATAACAGGAATTGACTGGTCAGAGGCTGTCACTTCTGAAGTCGCAGATTCATCCTTTGTCAGAATAGCAGAGCAAATTATGGGCTCCGACCCCTCACTGGCTTTCATGGGATCTGTAGTAACCAGTTCACGAGGAGGTGTTTGATCTAATTGGGTGGGAGGCTGAGAACTGGGGTGACAAGGCTTTGTCTGAAGAGAGTCTGTGCAGATCACAGTTTCGGCTGTTGAACTGGGGTCAAGGTCCGTAGAGAGCTGACCAACAGGTAACTCAGTGGAGACATTACTTAAAGGCGTGCAGGTAACATCATCAGCTGGAAGCACAGAACATGAGGAGAGAGGATGTAGGTTACCTTCAGCAGCATCCGATATTAAAGGGGACTCCTGGGGCTGGCCAGCCTTGACTAAGGCTTTAGACGAATCATGTAACTTATCTATCTCTTTCTCAGTTGACAAACACAGGGTTACACCCTCCTTCTCTGTTTCTGCCTCTATTTGCTTTGTCACCTTTGCTGACACCTGTTCAACTGTTGGATGATCAGCCTCAGAGTCTGCACTTTCTGCCGTTTGTATAACGTCACCAGCCTGATTCTTCTCAGTAGGACATGGAAGCTGTTTTGAGCAGGCCTCAGTCGCTGACTGTAAATCCACTGTGTTAGTCTCCAAGTTGTTGTCACCTGACTGATCTATGTTACTGTTCTCCTTGATATCTTTTGTCCCCATATTTCCTTTATTCAACTGGACATTGTTCTGTGGCTTCGGGGAGTCGGCTGAGCTCCGTATTGCTAATTCATCCTTAGCAGGAGTTGTATCTGCGGGGATTTCTGGCTGTTTCAAGCTGAGAAATTCTGGGAAGATGTAGCTGGCCTCAACCACAGGATGGTGCAAACTCTCATGTACAGTCAGCGGAGGCAAAGAGGCGCAGTCCATCGCTGACACCGACATGTTCCTGAGATCCACAGAGTAACTGCTTTCTTGTTTCACAGTGTCCGCAAAGTGAACTCTGTTGTTGCTTCTGCTTCTGTTACATACGTACACATCCACTCCAGACATAGCACCACTATTGCTCTGTTTCTGGACTTGAAACTCTGCGTCTGCACTTACGGCTGTGCTGGTTTCTGTTGTGCTACTTTTAGGCTGGACCTGTTGAATGTTGCTCGCTTGTCGCTCGACTGAGGTTTGTTGAGAAGTAGTCAGTAGCTGTGGTGAGATTAAAGACAGCAAGATTTGACCgttatttctctctgtctctgggaGGGATGATTCCCCACAAATATGTCCCAAAGACAATGCTTCTTCTGAAATTAAATTCTGTTTGAGATCAGCCCTTACCCCTTTGTTTGTCTTGCTGGAGCTCTGTTCACGGTTAGTGGGGAGAGGTGAGATGGCTGCGCCATGCTGTTCTTGGCAGGGTTGAGATAGACGGTCCTGTTCAGTGCAGATGCTCTCAGGGATGGTAGCAATCGGCTCAGTCCAGCTCTGTGACTTCAGCTGTGACTCTGCAACATCGGTGGGCGGACGCGTCTCTGTCGCGGCTGATGACACCCCACTAGCTGAGCCTTCTGGCTGGCTGAATGAACTGTGCTCAGCAGCCAGCCGTCCTTTCTCTCCCACCTCCCCTTCTCCTCCCCCTCGTCCTGCTTCCTCCAATCCCACAGCACTGTAATCCTGACAATCAGGACTAGTGAGTAACCCAAAGGGAGAAGTATTGATACAGGCTTCTAACCGGAGTGGctccttttctttgtctccctcttCAGCTGGTGAGACCCCGGTGTCTGCACTGCGAAGGCTTGTTTCTCCCGGTCCCTTCATTTCTGTCTCAGCAGAGTTGTGTGGcattttgctgctgcagcttTCCTCAGATGAAGCCTGTCCCTTTTTGGCTAAAAATGCAATTGAGCATTTTCCCTGTGAACAGATTAATGCAAGCGGAGGAAGGCTGTCCAGGAgtccttctttctctttgtctgcaGAGCTGAGGCACTTTCCTGTACCCCCTAAATCTTTCTCTCCAACTGCTTTCTCACTCTCTGCGACTGCTACAGCAGCTACTCTCTCCAATGATTCACGCCTCgtgctttctccctctcccttgcTTTCTATCAGTTCTGGCATCGTGGGTGTTGCCAGTGGCAACGCAGCAACCACCACTAAAGGCTCTTCAAGGGCACTATCCACGCTGCTCTCTCCCACACATGTCCAGCTGTTGGAGAGTGGGCTGGGATTCTCCTGTGTGAGTATCACTGCTTCTGAGGTAACTATAGTTAactcatgtgtttgtgcatctgaTCTCTTATCAGCAGAGGCAGCTGGATTGATAACTGTAGTTTGGACATGTGTCATGCTTGTTTGTTGGTTATCTGTAACACCTCCGGTTACATGTTGCTTCGGCTGTGGGATTTCATCTGATCTTTGATTTATGCGACGTGGGGCATCTATAGGGTTGTGGTTATCTGACAGATGAGGCCTCTGTGAAAGAGCCTGGTTGGACGCAGGTGAACAGGCAGTAAGATGATCCTGCCTGCTATGAGAGGATGATAGTGGGGGGCTGGGGCCGGGCTTTCCCCCGGGACTCAGCTGTTGCTTTGAGGCAAACCCATTATCAGGCTGTTCCCCACAAATCACAGCCAGAGCTGCCAGTGACACCAATTCTGCATTTTCTGTTGAATCTATATGATTTCCTGCATTTATGAGAGACACAGCCTGTAATTCATTTTCAGGTTGTACTACTGCCATTGCCTTTTGTCCAGTCTCTGTGTTCTTCTCttctatctttttctttctcctttgtttctttttgtctttcttctttgaCGTTTTGTCCTGCCCGGCGTGTTTGGCACATGGAGAACTCGTCATGTCTGACAATGCATCTTTATCCTTTAAATGAAGAGTACTGCACTCTGATGTCTCATCAACTGATTGATCTTTCTTTCCCGTTTTAACTATACAAACGGTAATACTGGACTCGTCacgcttttctttctttatgtctACAATCTCTGTTATTGCCTCTGTGTCTTTCTGCCTAATTAGTGCATTACAATCTAGAGTGCCATTTTCCTCGATGCCTGCTTTAGAATCGACATGTTCCTCTCTGGAACTGTTTCTCACGTCAGAAAATGCTACTTCTTCTTGAGTTTCCTTAAATaaatctgttgttgtttctaattgtgtatgtgtgtgtctttccttCTGCTCATttatctctgtttctttttctgcctttttttcacACTCCGTCCCTGCTGCACCGGCACTATTCTCAGTACCCAGTATGTAATTCCTAAAACTAAACACAACTGTATCTTTCTGACTGCTTTCTACTTCACTGTTTCCATGTGTACCCTTGTTTCCATGGCCCCCGTTGCTATGTCCCGGCTGGACTGTGATTGGAGGCAGTGAAGATGAGTCATTGAATTTATTAACCATCCCTTCTCCAGTTTTCTTGCCTACATCATTAACCTTCCCAGGCGTGATGCTGGGGGAGCCTGTGGGATTAAGTATGCCCAGTGAGGCCATTTGTTCTTCACATTCCTGGATGGCCTGTTTGAGTTCCCGATCTAGGAGCACAGATAGGGAAGGCGTCGAGGGTCGGACACCCGTGTCAGGTGTGGCAGTGGGCCGAGGTGAAGGCTGAGCATCTGTGAGAACTGGGTTGCTGTCATGAGGCCTGAGACGAGGGTAAGGTGACACAGTTAAGAGTCTGGCAGGCAGACAGCTGGTCATTCCAAAATGCCACGAAACGCTGCTATTGGCAGAGCAGAAGCCCATGCTCAGACATTGCACTCAAtaagcacacacaacacacaactgtACTCATAATGCCTAGGCTGAGATGTATATTCTCTTACAAGAAATAATATCAGCTCTGTTTGTAAGCATATGGTTGTTAATGAACATGCAGGTCTGTTCATACACACCAAAACAGGATTTCTTCAGGCATTACGCTAGGTAGCTACTATACCATTTCCTAAGCCTAGCCTGAATTTCTAATTGTGCCAAAAGCTTAATAATgaatttttattcaaatatttaattggTTAATTATTTGTTGGAGCATTGCCTATATTTTTAATGCTAACCTTTAAAGTAGGAACCTAGTACAAGCAGCATGAATGTAACAATCCTACTAGTAGCAACTACTAATTATTGCAGTAGCATCCATATGCTGTACAATGGAAAGCACTATGAACGTCTTAGGCTGCTGTGAACTGTCATTGTGTATACTAAGCAATACTGTCTGTTCCATCATCCTGACCAGTGCAATGAATACTATATCAAATAATTCAAAAcccaaaaaatgtataaagagtATAGTAATGAGTGATTGTAATAAACCATGTCACCAGATAAACAACATTACATATCCATGCTCATGCACCAAAAATCCTGTCTCATAACGTACTATATTAGAAGAGATCAAAGCAGAGGCATTGCTCTACAAAGCACTTCATGAAGTACACATCTAGCTTGATAGTGTGAGTGCTTGCTTTAACGCCTTTAACTAACAGGCTAGCTTTGTGCCATTCAGTTGTAATTGCTGAGTCATTGCTAAACCATTAGCCAGCAGTACAGAATAATGCTGCAGGATCTTAGTCTTTAAGCCTCACAGAGTGTATAGATCCAACATCATTTATTTAGTATGTATTACTTATGTCATCAGCTGGTTTCTTGAAATCTGCTCATCATGTTAAGATgtacaataaatacatgaagTGAGAAATAACCTCAATAAAGCGTCCATGGATGTGATTGGTTAACACAGTCTCCCCATAAAGACTGACATTTCCATGTAAACACGACCTCTGCACTGACAACATGTTTCTCACTCACCTCACCAACTGCTCTCAAGCCTGTATCTAATTCACCTGGCACTCCCTACTAAAGGGTGGAGCAGCAAAAtagattaaactgttttcaGCTGGAAGGTTTTGCTATGAAACATGCTGTTGCCTGCCTTCTCTACAGTACCTGAGGTGGAATGGAGGTGCTTCTCACAGTATTGCATTTTAAGACTGCGCGTGTCCTCTTACTCTGCAGGGTTTAGCTTAAAAAGCGGGAACTTTATTTCTGCAGTTTGAGAATTTGATATACACAGTAAAAGTTTGCAAAGTACTTACCTTGGTAACAATTTACAATATAGTACACACAAATGTAAGCAGTTACAAATACTGAGAATTAATGAATTGTTAATGAGTAGTTCCTGAATAACTCTGATTTGAGGACTATAAagaatgtaatgtttatttacTGGCGAACAGACAGGGATATactttaattattataattagttTATAAATTAATTGGAATAACGACCATTTTCTGTGTTCCTGATTAACTATGAAGTAACCTCTGAGGAGCTCACACTAGTAACAACTGATTCCTAGTTACTCTTTTTGTGCACCCCCAAGTGGTACATCATATGGAATGGTTACTAAGTAGTTTCTCATAactttatgattttatttttatttattttttgtgttccCCTTATTTTTACGCATTGACATCAAGCTGGAAATTCTGGCATTTTTAGCACATGTATAAAAATGCGTTTTCTTAACTGCACTGTCCCCTTCTTAAATAAcctaaattgaattaaaacaaaaataagtataCTACTGCAATGAGTCAGCTTGTCAGAATACACTGAAGCCTCAAACAAATTAGTGCAATCAACTCCAGCTCTCAGACAAAAGCAGAATGCAAGGCAACACTAGAAACAGAACATTAAGTCAGTCTGCATATAATTCACCaaagcataaataaaaacaacctcAACTCAAGCAAAGTCCGCTAAGACAGGCAGCACCCAAACAGGCGATATCCATAACACTCCAAAATGAGTTTgaaacattcaaacactgtgTTATCCTTTGTTCCACTAAATGCTCAATA
This portion of the Etheostoma cragini isolate CJK2018 chromosome 17, CSU_Ecrag_1.0, whole genome shotgun sequence genome encodes:
- the tacc2 gene encoding uncharacterized protein tacc2 isoform X5; its protein translation is MQFCRKVLCKPCSARVTSPEEDMEYKMGSCIGISHRQAEAHAESLTRRDNRALLTEASTSQQSLLSQPVLPDIPVLTGEEESGGAAQDQEELEFPHDLLPSLDFSSELNIWESSLGAQTSSGTRKCKQVDPLLVGPHHHTEVSRSSLVLNERPHDSNPVLTDAQPSPRPTATPDTGVRPSTPSLSVLLDRELKQAIQECEEQMASLGILNPTGSPSITPGKVNDVGKKTGEGMVNKFNDSSSLPPITVQPGHSNGGHGNKGTHGNSEVESSQKDTVVFSFRNYILGTENSAGAAGTECEKKAEKETEINEQKERHTHTQLETTTDLFKETQEEVAFSDVRNSSREEHVDSKAGIEENGTLDCNALIRQKDTEAITEIVDIKKEKRDESSITVCIVKTGKKDQSVDETSECSTLHLKDKDALSDMTSSPCAKHAGQDKTSKKKDKKKQRRKKKIEEKNTETGQKAMAVVQPENELQAVSLINAGNHIDSTENAELVSLAALAVICGEQPDNGFASKQQLSPGGKPGPSPPLSSSHSRQDHLTACSPASNQALSQRPHLSDNHNPIDAPRRINQRSDEIPQPKQHVTGGVTDNQQTSMTHVQTTVINPAASADKRSDAQTHELTIVTSEAVILTQENPSPLSNSWTCVGESSVDSALEEPLVVVAALPLATPTMPELIESKGEGESTRRESLERVAAVAVAESEKAVGEKDLGGTGKCLSSADKEKEGLLDSLPPLALICSQGKCSIAFLAKKGQASSEESCSSKMPHNSAETEMKGPGETSLRSADTGVSPAEEGDKEKEPLRLEACINTSPFGLLTSPDCQDYSAVGLEEAGRGGGEGEVGEKGRLAAEHSSFSQPEGSASGVSSAATETRPPTDVAESQLKSQSWTEPIATIPESICTEQDRLSQPCQEQHGAAISPLPTNREQSSSKTNKGVRADLKQNLISEEALSLGHICGESSLPETERNNGQILLSLISPQLLTTSQQTSVERQASNIQQVQPKSSTTETSTAVSADAEFQVQKQSNSGAMSGVDVYVCNRSRSNNRVHFADTVKQESSYSVDLRNMSVSAMDCASLPPLTVHESLHHPVVEASYIFPEFLSLKQPEIPADTTPAKDELAIRSSADSPKPQNNVQLNKGNMGTKDIKENSNIDQSGDNNLETNTVDLQSATEACSKQLPCPTEKNQAGDVIQTAESADSEADHPTVEQVSAKVTKQIEAETEKEGVTLCLSTEKEIDKLHDSSKALVKAGQPQESPLISDAAEGNLHPLSSCSVLPADDVTCTPLSNVSTELPVGQLSTDLDPSSTAETVICTDSLQTKPCHPSSQPPTQLDQTPPRELVTTDPMKASEGSEPIICSAILTKDESATSEVTASDQSIPVIEQFAGNSSFVLRPPGPMLSHLEFIADCDISLPVQTDYASADCDRTKVSGEVDGNKSREITQMSLAHDLEYSDVNIKADKTCPKLEDRNDVKETVVEFEFSVLNNLNVPFSQEENLSPPHPPGAVGVLVKGGSDNVISLSHSEPRPVGIKPVICEASIKDYDGIKQDNMTEKMGDETSTVFAEEKKKVEEATMDNQRETADSSKMQKGKTDTAPQQSNGRDKEAGEEIGDLQPQHKHKAYKTESPISDIKEEVERKSGIASERQSKTSFSSQDMFNAEVDSGSYPQTVYDQSLRQTLTATLESSSDKDIAPDLNAGLGQSQSTPEPNYFAQQQEQQQRCLYYLQCLGSRHPTQELSDGCLEGGEKTNSQVRQTQALVPSVKGVAEGTDGSVGSDELTGDDSSGNVRVIGDGEGKQAGRFHLASDLNKSRRVAERNALAEIGSVTTGCYVDETRQWLDENKSPALGVVGSITDTEFVNDPVGKSHEKGNLSAACQDQHGNPETLKNTAVSFEFASQEHETSPSQISVSSKVSRDSHANHLAVTPSTNQAEEIHTKIFSTLVGQPETVENDFSAATAVKSNSSQTEECEIQDTVCRPLKLQSFNKTSTTQSSPVVQTPIKGPDVEEITKADKAPLEEGEASSQGKGQSEIKALNNKAMTKQKVINPTGLSKATENDNDIKDKTSPITTGPSVVLSKCPDDCASTPPAAPSQSEKPHDQVSLSKSRDDTAVNLIVADSHREGISPEKASVEQVIVNTEAADVSESPAPGLPAQEPDTNWIQALKEAASQSQSKQETSRPLPSLESPQLEFLTPTEEIAAPLRLEEIAPPERAAAKKTEIPPLNLVKKPVDLPEPLKKIIELPEQTQQTVEFPEETKKVERLEPTKKEEELPEELSEPKREPVTFSEIEKELTKLQEPTKSTKELPEPTKYEVELPEPTENKEPEPSKTTTEEPEKELICELPEEQVEKPVEIPAEETAVTQTVQSPAEELQDSGSSLTEQAERGDRAPASSPPPTSEYHFLPALPPHLQDTTEFPSPSPTPPERHTTEALPTPPASPIFPPPPPPAPASPPVPPAYQGEDHCPASAPCHPPLRSSDSDGGFETPESTTPVKTFSPINPPTQQLTSDEKVADTSVSDPASELTSAEAPCRSPSIVFDENKPIAASGQYNIEVVGDSTSHTLTRSLSFQGGELDSAGLFDGSTVGGFRPHSESFSVGTGSAPGTLHRPKKVRPGSVKKKPLLRQSSNPDSPKPASSSSTPEIKKRAKPQSASPLQPQEEAEGGSATPSPGGTLRRSRKSRVETPPPLPEETNHTSQDESPVIPALPLCQEETPLPGSPKGLDESPIPPSTSYKWDPDNFENINPFKTGGSKIANSPVLGRKGPVCAPIVTPPESPSVSAVEPCTPAPLEEPITNPEEQPIIPKCQSVRLEFDYSEEGSEASHQASPPTKKVGKKPGKMPLRKPRLGLKKAPPVQTEQLDNYPSATHNGNEEEVPATAVSYKFEPDKWDDPNFNPFTSKKSISNSPKLSRPSYSFDTNNFDDSVDPFKSSNKMANSPPKASASFELSSNDYDNENDTDNIGELEDQNQNKPSKKKKTPIKSNTFRVKRSPKKSPTSDPSQDLTPADEAPSLHPQDDHATDEEKLASSTSHKWAALPDMDADLNCDQQDFPQPCDLTSFVNENSLPHPVQDYEIEYMEKIGSASPPLSVKKPSLYLKLDSVSDNLTKNTCDHGSEPSSPCTGSFEEMEAQITAGIKTPVLSSRSGPEGSAGDKGRKRESEALSRTQSAERDEQPPSQGPVEAPAPVLAMPPLDRLSECDDLLQYLEPDLAETNPTAFAQKLQEELVLAALRIEALQVAKNISQCPSLSTVNPQSRLKKPSSRRWNINGSPLLKHRDVSSPVESGVSMNSLYTRTTTSYIEGESPHLPRDLDHSLGIAREEIVTKEKEVMEWQRKYEDSRQEVVEMRRIVAEYEKTIAQMIGMPEDDQKEKSLSHHTIQQLIMEKDQALSDLNSVEKSLADLFRRYEKMKDVLEGFRKNEEVLKKCAQEYLSRVRKEEQRYQALKIHAEEKLDRANADIAHVRAKAMQEQAAHQASLRKEQMKVDSLERTLEQKNKEIEELTKICDELIAKMGRS